In Dyadobacter subterraneus, a single genomic region encodes these proteins:
- a CDS encoding FAD-dependent oxidoreductase, with translation MNRRNFIENITLTGTAIAAATGFASAQPQVEGMKSTAQKTDIQADVVIAGGGLGGCACAFAALRNGLSVIMTEQTDWIGGQLSQQGVPPDEHDWIETHGATGLYRDFRNAIRQYYIRNYPLTESAKTRKNLNPGDGSVSKLCHEPRVAVAVLQEMFAPYISAGKLTLLLEHKIKAAVVDGNQVRALNAIDLKTSSEFVLTAPYFVDATEMGELLPMTGTEFVTGAESKSETQELHAPEKANPNNNQAFTVCFAIDYVPGENHVIEKPRDYDFWRNFAPKMTKPWSGKLLDLSYSNPKTLEPKLLGFHPEGIMMGQTLNLWNYRRIINKQNFKSGFYRGDITIVNWPQNDYFLGNLIGASEKDFKKHFEAGKQLSLSLLYWLQTQAPRPDGGKGWPGIRLRKDIMGTQDGMAKYPYIRESRRIKAVFTVKEEHVGAENRALITGKKDNAAAEFYDSVGVGYYHIDLHPSTEADNYIDFGSLPFQIPLGALLPRRMENILPANKNIGTTHITNGCYRLHPVEWSIGESVGMLIKYSLEKKMIPKAVREKESALKEFQSFIRTQGIETQWPKN, from the coding sequence ATGAATCGTAGAAATTTCATTGAAAATATTACTTTGACCGGTACGGCCATCGCTGCAGCTACCGGTTTTGCTTCAGCCCAGCCGCAGGTAGAAGGAATGAAAAGTACCGCTCAAAAAACGGATATTCAAGCCGATGTGGTCATCGCAGGTGGCGGGCTCGGCGGCTGCGCTTGCGCTTTTGCGGCGCTGCGAAATGGCCTGTCGGTGATTATGACCGAGCAGACAGACTGGATTGGCGGCCAGCTAAGTCAGCAAGGCGTACCACCTGATGAGCACGACTGGATCGAGACGCACGGCGCCACCGGGCTTTACCGCGATTTCAGAAATGCAATTCGTCAGTATTATATCCGTAATTATCCTTTGACAGAATCTGCCAAGACGCGTAAAAACCTGAATCCGGGTGATGGTTCAGTTTCCAAACTTTGTCATGAGCCCCGTGTGGCGGTCGCTGTTTTGCAGGAAATGTTTGCACCTTATATAAGTGCGGGAAAACTTACCCTGCTTCTTGAACATAAGATAAAAGCGGCAGTTGTGGATGGCAATCAGGTCAGGGCGCTTAATGCCATTGATTTAAAAACCAGCAGTGAATTTGTATTGACTGCACCATATTTTGTCGATGCTACCGAGATGGGTGAGCTTTTACCGATGACAGGGACGGAATTTGTTACCGGGGCGGAATCAAAAAGTGAAACCCAGGAGCTTCACGCGCCTGAAAAGGCAAATCCTAATAACAACCAGGCCTTCACAGTGTGCTTTGCGATCGATTACGTTCCGGGAGAAAATCATGTGATTGAAAAGCCCAGGGATTATGATTTCTGGAGAAACTTTGCGCCTAAAATGACCAAACCCTGGTCGGGAAAACTGCTTGATCTGTCCTATTCCAATCCCAAAACACTTGAACCCAAGCTGCTTGGTTTCCATCCCGAAGGCATTATGATGGGACAAACGCTGAACCTTTGGAATTACAGAAGGATCATAAATAAGCAAAATTTTAAAAGCGGATTTTATCGGGGAGACATTACGATCGTAAACTGGCCGCAGAATGACTATTTCCTGGGTAATCTGATCGGTGCCAGCGAAAAGGATTTTAAAAAACACTTTGAAGCAGGCAAGCAGCTTAGTCTATCACTTTTATACTGGCTGCAAACCCAGGCGCCGCGTCCGGATGGAGGAAAGGGTTGGCCGGGAATCCGTTTGAGAAAGGACATCATGGGAACGCAGGACGGAATGGCAAAATATCCCTATATTCGCGAATCCAGAAGAATCAAAGCCGTTTTTACTGTAAAAGAAGAGCATGTTGGCGCTGAGAACCGGGCGCTGATTACTGGAAAAAAGGACAATGCCGCCGCTGAATTCTATGATAGTGTCGGTGTGGGGTACTATCATATTGATCTGCACCCAAGTACGGAAGCAGATAATTATATCGACTTTGGCTCACTTCCTTTTCAGATTCCGCTGGGCGCTCTTTTGCCAAGAAGAATGGAGAACATTCTACCGGCGAATAAAAACATCGGAACGACACATATTACCAATGGATGTTACAGGTTGCATCCGGTTGAGTGGAGCATTGGAGAATCTGTTGGAATGCTGATCAAATATTCGCTGGAAAAAAAAATGATCCCTAAAGCCGTGCGTGAAAAGGAAAGTGCATTAAAGGAATTCCAATCTTTCATCCGTACACAGGGCATTGAAACGCAGTGGCCAAAAAACTGA
- a CDS encoding RagB/SusD family nutrient uptake outer membrane protein, with protein MKNKLLYSIGLCLSLQLFSACKDYLEQAPLAAPATGQFFNNQTEMNAALTAVYKSAYWNTGTTPYQSIMDGWTDIALLRAPDMGEGNFDVFNANVKSIWTLAYTTIQRANTMIEGMETGKANVQAAAYNRLQAEERGLRAFAYFFLVNMYGDVPLITKPLLPAEFYTQLRSSKADVIKFMNEDLDAAAQVLDWAPADRGRMSKAVVLGIKARTAFYSKDYKTAAQVSKQIIDGAGLGLNPKFQDLFTKAGQAPNAGKEIMFEILYTDADANSITYLPLGSISRTAGGQSGRFPQQRLVDMFEAKDGKRIDESKVYDPKNPRLNRDMRLKYTVAIPGDTVTMNQVTFVYDIYKNTTSVKNADGTWSTKANADFDNAYGPSKSGVGLLHAKYTLTAENAFAARVNFILMRYAEVLLTYAESKIELNEIDASVISAINLVRKRAGQPEVEASVQNDQNKLRQLVRRERTVELAMEGFRWFDIRRWDIASVVMPQKIVGIAKDPGAGAASPDFKTTALNDLNNIPVYSDSEGARMLREIRFWYPKLNLLPVPQSERDINPKLTQNPEW; from the coding sequence ATGAAAAATAAACTTCTATACAGTATCGGCCTTTGCCTTTCATTGCAACTATTTTCTGCCTGCAAGGATTACCTCGAACAGGCGCCGCTGGCTGCGCCGGCAACCGGACAGTTTTTCAATAACCAGACCGAAATGAATGCAGCCCTGACAGCCGTTTACAAATCGGCTTACTGGAATACCGGCACTACGCCTTACCAGTCTATCATGGATGGCTGGACGGACATCGCGCTGCTTCGCGCACCGGACATGGGCGAGGGGAACTTTGATGTTTTCAATGCCAATGTTAAATCCATCTGGACTTTGGCATACACAACCATCCAGCGTGCCAATACAATGATCGAGGGTATGGAAACAGGAAAGGCCAATGTACAGGCTGCTGCTTATAACCGCCTTCAGGCCGAGGAGAGAGGGCTCAGGGCATTTGCGTATTTCTTTCTAGTTAACATGTACGGAGATGTCCCTTTGATTACAAAACCACTGCTGCCGGCTGAATTTTATACACAGCTGCGCTCATCAAAAGCCGATGTGATCAAGTTTATGAATGAGGATCTGGATGCGGCGGCGCAGGTTCTTGACTGGGCACCGGCAGACCGTGGTCGTATGTCAAAGGCGGTTGTTCTGGGCATTAAGGCGCGTACTGCTTTTTACAGTAAAGATTATAAAACAGCAGCCCAGGTTAGCAAGCAGATCATCGACGGGGCAGGACTTGGACTGAACCCCAAATTCCAGGATCTTTTTACCAAAGCGGGACAAGCGCCCAATGCGGGAAAAGAGATCATGTTTGAGATTTTATATACAGATGCAGATGCCAATTCGATCACATATCTGCCTTTGGGAAGTATTTCAAGAACCGCGGGCGGGCAGTCGGGCCGCTTTCCGCAGCAGCGTCTGGTTGATATGTTCGAAGCAAAAGATGGAAAGCGCATTGACGAATCCAAAGTGTATGACCCGAAAAATCCACGTTTGAACCGCGATATGCGTTTAAAATATACGGTCGCAATTCCTGGCGACACAGTCACGATGAATCAGGTCACATTCGTATATGATATCTATAAAAATACTACTTCGGTAAAAAATGCTGACGGGACATGGAGTACCAAAGCAAATGCTGATTTTGATAACGCTTACGGTCCGTCAAAAAGCGGTGTGGGACTTTTGCATGCAAAATACACGCTGACCGCAGAAAATGCTTTTGCTGCAAGGGTGAATTTTATACTGATGCGCTATGCGGAAGTTCTGCTCACTTATGCAGAATCAAAAATTGAACTTAATGAAATCGATGCATCGGTGATCAGCGCCATTAATCTGGTAAGAAAACGCGCCGGGCAGCCAGAGGTTGAAGCATCTGTTCAAAATGATCAAAACAAACTCCGGCAGCTTGTGCGCCGGGAGCGTACCGTGGAGCTCGCCATGGAAGGATTCCGCTGGTTTGATATCCGTCGCTGGGATATTGCGTCGGTTGTTATGCCTCAAAAGATTGTAGGGATTGCCAAGGATCCGGGCGCCGGAGCGGCGAGTCCGGATTTTAAAACGACTGCATTAAACGATCTGAACAATATTCCGGTTTATTCGGACAGTGAAGGTGCCAGAATGCTTCGAGAGATCCGGTTCTGGTATCCCAAATTAAATCTTCTGCCTGTTCCGCAGTCGGAACGGGACATTAATCCAAAGCTGACCCAAAATCCGGAATGGTGA
- a CDS encoding SusC/RagA family TonB-linked outer membrane protein, whose translation MQNFTSKKRRMSWWLCVLFMICQHCYVAAQNQDLRGQVTEITGATLPGVTVMIKGTSSGTTTDAEGNYKLSLTQNSGMAVFSFMGMVTQEIAFSGPGQIDVTLATDSKTLNELVVVGYGTQKKVNLTGAVSVIDGAKLTSRQVASTSLALQGAAPGVTITQQSGVPGGDAGTIRIRGIGSINAGQNPLVLIDNVEMNLDAIDPNNIESISVLKDAAAAAVYGSRAANGVILITSKRGATGINVSYNAYVSNQSPTDLPEKVNALEHMKYWDIAQTNSGLPAAFTSQIAAYEKNGPDNFSLFNTDWKKLVLTGNGMMQNHNLTIAGGTDRIKVFGSGSFLDQNGLTANTNFKRADFRFNTDIAISKKLSASMDLVLNRTNRLWPGQSSPQAIIRQMLGLPATTPGRYDSGEWGEGWSNANPAAQAEDGGFAKSITNSRIIKGTLTYKPLDGLELLATYSSNYYTTHGRTFTDQYKIYNADPSTKTLVLARPWPALNSLSDNNSENTQNLFRAQATYNKAFGKHNFSVLGGFSTEDFSTSNVNTFRQNLLSPDRPYLDSGDPLGQTISGGASKYSMVSAYGRINYNYNEKYLLEVNGRMDASSRFRQENWWKLFPSVSAGWRMSQEKFWSGLTSIVGDAKLRASYGTLGNQNLIRSDVQDYYPSYSTFYSGTAYNYYFNNVVNAGYALTSAANPNIKWESSKILDIGADFGLLANRLTVTADYFQRDISDMLQLVPIPSYVGLASPFVNVGSMRNKGWELALGWKDKISDFNYQVSFNISDVKNSVLKNGGTPIINGATIQQEGYALDSYYGYQAMGLFQSDEEVKNAPFQYGNTAAGDIRYKDISGPNGVPDNKIDSYDRTILGNYFPRYEYSFNLAAQYKGFDVTAFFQGVGKKDNYLSGTGSQPFYSSDFQGSMFKYQEDFWSPENKGAAYPRLTANSIPNNYVTSSYWVRSASYLRIKNLVLGYTVPKLLTEKVKIKSARIFLSGQNLVTWTKFFPGFDPEQRDTGGQFYPIMKSYTVGINIKF comes from the coding sequence ATGCAAAATTTTACAAGTAAAAAACGGCGCATGAGCTGGTGGCTCTGTGTGCTCTTTATGATTTGTCAGCACTGTTATGTGGCTGCACAAAATCAGGATCTGCGTGGACAAGTGACAGAAATTACCGGAGCAACGCTTCCCGGTGTGACAGTCATGATCAAAGGAACCTCGAGTGGAACAACGACGGATGCGGAAGGAAATTACAAACTTTCTTTAACCCAGAATTCGGGGATGGCTGTGTTTTCCTTTATGGGAATGGTAACCCAGGAAATTGCTTTCAGCGGTCCGGGACAGATTGATGTAACGCTTGCCACAGATAGCAAAACGCTGAATGAGCTTGTTGTGGTAGGGTACGGGACACAGAAAAAGGTCAATTTAACCGGTGCTGTTTCTGTCATAGATGGTGCAAAATTGACCAGCAGACAGGTTGCATCTACCTCGCTGGCCTTACAGGGTGCAGCACCCGGTGTGACCATCACCCAGCAGTCAGGTGTTCCCGGTGGGGATGCGGGTACAATACGTATACGGGGTATAGGTTCAATCAATGCCGGGCAGAATCCGCTTGTGCTGATCGATAATGTCGAGATGAACCTAGACGCGATTGACCCAAATAATATTGAAAGCATCTCTGTTCTGAAAGACGCAGCGGCGGCAGCTGTTTACGGTTCCCGTGCTGCAAACGGTGTGATTCTGATCACCAGTAAGCGAGGAGCAACTGGCATTAATGTCAGCTATAATGCCTATGTATCCAATCAGAGCCCAACTGACCTGCCGGAAAAGGTAAACGCGCTGGAGCATATGAAATACTGGGATATTGCCCAGACAAACAGCGGTCTGCCGGCTGCTTTTACCAGCCAGATTGCAGCTTATGAAAAGAACGGACCGGATAATTTTTCACTATTTAATACAGATTGGAAAAAACTGGTACTGACCGGAAACGGCATGATGCAAAATCACAATCTGACTATTGCCGGTGGCACTGACCGTATCAAGGTTTTTGGTTCCGGAAGTTTTCTGGACCAGAATGGCCTCACAGCAAACACCAATTTTAAAAGGGCTGATTTTCGTTTCAATACCGATATTGCCATATCTAAAAAACTTTCCGCTTCCATGGACTTGGTTCTGAACCGGACGAACCGTTTATGGCCTGGGCAATCTTCTCCGCAGGCCATCATCCGTCAGATGCTTGGTTTGCCTGCTACAACGCCTGGCCGTTATGACAGCGGCGAATGGGGAGAAGGCTGGTCGAATGCCAACCCGGCTGCTCAGGCCGAAGATGGGGGTTTTGCCAAAAGCATTACCAACTCGCGGATCATCAAAGGGACGCTGACTTACAAACCGTTAGATGGGCTGGAGCTGCTTGCCACATACAGTTCTAACTATTATACAACGCACGGACGAACATTTACAGATCAATATAAAATCTATAACGCGGATCCAAGTACCAAAACCCTGGTTTTAGCCCGTCCCTGGCCAGCGCTGAATTCTTTGAGCGACAATAATTCTGAGAATACCCAGAACCTTTTCCGCGCCCAGGCGACTTACAACAAAGCTTTTGGAAAACACAATTTTTCAGTACTGGGCGGGTTTAGCACAGAGGATTTCAGTACTTCCAATGTAAATACGTTCCGCCAAAACCTTTTATCGCCAGACCGCCCTTACCTAGACAGCGGAGACCCGCTGGGGCAGACCATCAGCGGAGGTGCCAGCAAATATTCAATGGTTTCTGCGTATGGCCGGATCAATTATAACTACAACGAAAAGTATCTTCTGGAAGTAAATGGCCGCATGGATGCTTCCTCGCGATTCAGACAGGAAAACTGGTGGAAATTATTTCCCTCCGTTTCGGCAGGGTGGAGAATGTCACAGGAAAAGTTCTGGTCTGGCCTTACCAGTATCGTCGGTGATGCCAAGCTGCGCGCTTCCTACGGAACACTTGGGAATCAGAACCTGATCAGAAGTGACGTTCAGGATTATTATCCGAGTTATTCAACCTTTTATTCGGGTACAGCCTACAATTATTATTTTAACAATGTGGTCAATGCAGGTTATGCACTTACTTCTGCGGCCAATCCGAATATCAAATGGGAATCTTCTAAAATTCTTGATATCGGTGCGGATTTTGGCCTGCTGGCAAACAGGCTGACCGTCACGGCAGATTACTTCCAGCGGGATATCAGCGATATGCTTCAACTTGTTCCGATTCCTTCCTACGTAGGACTTGCTTCTCCTTTTGTGAATGTGGGATCAATGCGTAACAAAGGCTGGGAGCTGGCACTTGGCTGGAAGGACAAAATCAGCGATTTTAACTACCAGGTAAGCTTCAATATTTCGGATGTAAAAAACAGCGTGCTTAAAAATGGTGGCACGCCGATCATTAATGGCGCAACGATCCAGCAGGAAGGTTATGCGCTGGATTCCTACTACGGATATCAGGCGATGGGTCTTTTCCAATCGGATGAGGAAGTAAAAAATGCACCTTTCCAATATGGAAATACGGCTGCCGGTGATATCAGGTACAAAGATATCAGTGGTCCGAATGGTGTGCCCGACAACAAAATTGATAGTTACGACCGCACGATTCTGGGCAATTACTTCCCGCGGTATGAGTACAGTTTCAATCTGGCCGCCCAGTATAAGGGATTTGATGTGACAGCATTTTTTCAGGGTGTTGGTAAAAAAGATAATTATCTTTCCGGAACCGGATCCCAGCCTTTTTATTCTTCCGATTTTCAAGGGTCAATGTTCAAATACCAGGAAGATTTCTGGTCTCCTGAAAACAAAGGTGCTGCTTATCCACGTCTGACTGCCAATAGTATTCCAAATAATTACGTGACCTCATCTTACTGGGTACGTTCTGCCTCTTATCTGCGCATTAAAAACCTGGTGCTTGGCTATACAGTGCCGAAATTATTGACTGAAAAGGTGAAGATCAAATCGGCGCGCATCTTTCTGAGCGGACAGAATCTTGTAACCTGGACAAAGTTTTTTCCGGGCTTCGATCCCGAACAACGCGATACAGGCGGGCAGTTTTACCCGATCATGAAATCATACACAGTTGGTATCAACATCAAGTTTTAA
- a CDS encoding DUF4127 family protein, with the protein MKKYIFLTFILLSSAVIVLAQKQSASRPKILFIPLDSRPPCLKMTEKMGLIADAQLVSPPAALLGDFQQPGLSEKINAWIMSQDLKSYDAAIIVLDMIAYGGLVASRKFMCDSTVAIARINVLKQIRSKAPKLKIYGQNVIMRLAPSADGKNEAYREKLATWAKISPDKDEKTKAQVLKLEEDIPVAVLADYKLARARNYSINLKAIDFVKTGLVDYLILSQDDASPKGVHLVDRENLIGRRDQLHLTEKIAIQPGADEVSMLLLARVLNRHFDFTPKIKAVYSSQKLKNSVMPFEDRMLFETVSHHIRAAGSVEVQNENQADILFYVYPSRHESDVAESFAEQIEREVNAGKRVIVADIDPVGNVQGGDSVFTNALEKRQVFSRLYGYASWNTAGNTIGTALPHGVVFDLAVSKLSKNKAASQRMRTAQNWFMINRVMDDYYYHNLVRAKANTYLSGKKLPSASLMNTEDNKRIEVYCLSLLQSYLNDFLKSYLAINENEKGGIDCQKPTGLTFTLPWNRTFEADIDFKLTCR; encoded by the coding sequence ATGAAAAAGTATATTTTCCTGACGTTTATACTACTCAGTTCCGCCGTAATTGTCCTTGCGCAGAAACAGTCAGCGTCGCGGCCAAAGATCTTATTTATACCGCTTGACAGCCGTCCACCCTGTCTTAAAATGACAGAAAAGATGGGACTGATCGCGGATGCCCAGCTCGTTTCCCCGCCAGCTGCGCTGCTTGGGGATTTTCAACAGCCAGGTCTGTCTGAAAAAATCAATGCCTGGATCATGTCTCAGGATTTGAAATCCTATGATGCGGCTATTATTGTTCTGGATATGATCGCCTACGGAGGCCTGGTTGCATCCCGCAAGTTTATGTGCGATTCTACGGTTGCAATCGCCCGCATAAATGTCTTGAAACAGATCAGAAGCAAGGCGCCAAAATTGAAAATTTATGGTCAGAATGTGATTATGCGACTGGCGCCAAGTGCGGATGGAAAAAATGAAGCTTACAGAGAGAAACTGGCAACCTGGGCTAAAATCTCGCCGGATAAAGATGAAAAAACCAAAGCCCAGGTTTTAAAACTTGAAGAAGATATTCCCGTTGCGGTGCTGGCCGATTACAAACTTGCCAGGGCACGTAATTATAGTATCAATCTGAAAGCCATCGATTTTGTCAAAACAGGTCTGGTTGATTATCTGATCCTTTCACAGGATGATGCATCACCCAAAGGTGTTCATTTGGTCGACAGAGAGAACCTGATCGGACGGCGTGACCAGCTGCATCTGACGGAAAAAATCGCTATTCAGCCGGGAGCAGATGAGGTTTCGATGCTGCTTTTGGCAAGGGTACTAAACAGACACTTTGATTTCACACCGAAAATCAAGGCCGTGTATTCTTCGCAGAAATTAAAGAATTCGGTCATGCCGTTCGAAGACAGAATGCTTTTTGAAACGGTCAGCCATCATATTAGAGCGGCAGGCTCTGTGGAAGTGCAAAATGAAAACCAGGCCGATATTTTATTTTATGTTTATCCTTCCCGTCATGAAAGCGACGTAGCTGAAAGTTTTGCCGAGCAGATCGAAAGGGAAGTTAATGCAGGCAAAAGAGTTATCGTAGCTGATATTGATCCTGTCGGAAATGTGCAGGGTGGTGACTCGGTTTTTACAAATGCTTTGGAAAAGCGGCAAGTTTTTTCCAGGCTTTATGGATATGCGTCCTGGAATACAGCTGGTAATACCATCGGAACAGCTTTACCGCACGGGGTCGTTTTTGATCTTGCGGTTTCAAAATTGTCAAAAAATAAAGCCGCCAGCCAGCGAATGAGAACTGCCCAAAACTGGTTTATGATCAACCGTGTTATGGACGATTATTATTATCATAATCTGGTCCGGGCCAAAGCGAATACCTATTTGTCGGGCAAAAAATTACCAAGTGCGTCCCTGATGAACACTGAGGATAATAAGCGCATCGAAGTGTATTGTCTTTCTTTACTGCAAAGTTATCTGAATGATTTTTTGAAAAGTTACCTGGCAATAAATGAAAATGAGAAGGGCGGTATAGACTGTCAGAAGCCAACGGGCCTGACTTTCACATTACCCTGGAACCGCACTTTCGAGGCAGATATTGATTTTAAGCTGACATGCCGTTAA
- a CDS encoding sugar MFS transporter has protein sequence MAAIPANSVSVDEPLGDQKQNYTPALITLAVLYFMMGFITCLNDTLVPFFKKGFTLTYSHSSLVQFYFFLTYGVASIPAGKVVEKVGYKKGMVLGFSIAAFGALLFFPASVAHQYALFLAALFIVAIGIVLLQVAANPYITILGPAKTASSRLTLIQGVGSIGTTTAPLFGAYYILAPLQNSAASSDAVKYPYLGIAAVLIFIALIVSRLSLPVLKAGEQTGQQPEKSSAGIFAFRNLNLGIIGLFVYVGAEVSIGTFLTNYIADLLKITESAANTYVAFYWGGMLVGRLIGSVLLKSIKASRVLSVCAAASILLILISVNSIGALAVWSMVAVGLCNSIMFAIIFSLAVNGLGKYTTEASGLLSTAIAGGAIISFCQGLLIDNSSWQIAFMLPLVSYAYILFYGLHGYKSKFSTL, from the coding sequence ATGGCAGCAATCCCTGCAAATTCGGTTTCTGTGGATGAGCCCCTGGGGGATCAGAAGCAAAATTATACGCCCGCTTTGATTACGCTGGCGGTACTTTATTTTATGATGGGTTTTATTACCTGTTTGAACGATACGCTGGTGCCTTTTTTCAAAAAGGGGTTCACACTAACCTATTCACATTCCTCGTTGGTGCAATTTTACTTTTTTCTTACTTATGGAGTTGCATCGATACCCGCTGGTAAGGTCGTTGAAAAGGTAGGATATAAAAAGGGGATGGTGCTTGGCTTTTCGATCGCTGCCTTTGGCGCGCTTCTTTTTTTTCCTGCTTCCGTTGCGCATCAGTATGCCCTGTTTTTGGCTGCCTTGTTTATTGTAGCCATCGGAATTGTTCTCTTGCAGGTGGCGGCCAATCCATATATCACGATTTTAGGGCCGGCAAAAACAGCTTCGTCCCGACTTACCCTGATACAGGGCGTCGGCTCGATCGGAACGACGACTGCACCGCTTTTTGGAGCATACTATATTTTGGCCCCGCTGCAAAATTCAGCCGCATCCAGTGACGCAGTGAAGTATCCCTATCTTGGTATTGCGGCGGTTTTGATCTTTATAGCACTGATAGTTAGTAGATTATCACTTCCTGTTTTAAAAGCAGGCGAGCAGACCGGGCAGCAGCCGGAAAAATCTTCGGCAGGCATTTTTGCCTTCCGTAATCTGAATTTGGGTATCATCGGTCTTTTTGTTTATGTGGGTGCAGAAGTTTCTATCGGTACTTTTCTTACCAATTACATCGCCGATTTATTGAAGATAACTGAAAGTGCGGCCAATACCTACGTTGCTTTTTACTGGGGAGGCATGCTTGTAGGGCGGCTGATCGGATCAGTTTTACTTAAATCCATAAAAGCGTCGCGGGTTTTGAGCGTCTGCGCTGCGGCTTCCATTCTTTTAATTTTGATTTCTGTAAATTCCATAGGAGCTCTTGCCGTATGGAGTATGGTCGCAGTGGGCCTTTGCAATTCGATCATGTTCGCGATTATTTTTTCACTTGCCGTTAACGGGCTCGGAAAATATACCACCGAGGCATCGGGTCTTCTGTCGACCGCCATTGCTGGCGGGGCTATCATCTCCTTTTGTCAGGGCCTTTTGATTGACAATTCAAGCTGGCAAATTGCATTTATGCTGCCGCTGGTCAGTTATGCCTACATCCTTTTCTATGGCCTGCATGGCTACAAGTCAAAATTTAGCACGCTATGA
- a CDS encoding AGE family epimerase/isomerase translates to MEQNSIQFEKYLTLYRSTLLDDVIPFWLDHSADAEFGGYFTCLDRIGQVFDTDKFVWLQCRQVWCFSMLYNKVEQKQQWLDFALQGAEFLEKHGSDSEGNWYFSLDRKGAPLTQPHNIFSDCFASMAFGQLYKATKNERHAKIAVDTFHNILAKKENPKGQYDKSFPGTRPLKGFALPMILCNLVLEIEHLLPADLVESTIQNGIETILGKFYRPDLGIILENVTPDGAFSDSFEGRLVNPGHGIEAMWFLMDLAERAKDKALAQKAMEITLNILEYGWDKKHGGVFYFMDAKGLPPQQLEWDQKLWWVHVETLISLLKGYQHTGDHRCWDWFEKVHQYTWQHFADPEFGEWYGYLNRQGEVLLPLKGGKWKGCFHVPRGLYQCWKALEVIMEKKSEIQYQ, encoded by the coding sequence ATGGAGCAAAACTCAATACAGTTTGAAAAGTACCTGACTTTGTATAGATCTACCTTGCTGGATGATGTCATACCCTTTTGGCTTGATCATTCGGCAGATGCTGAATTTGGAGGTTATTTTACTTGCCTGGATAGAATTGGGCAGGTTTTTGATACAGATAAATTCGTCTGGCTGCAGTGCCGGCAGGTTTGGTGTTTTTCCATGCTTTATAATAAAGTTGAGCAAAAGCAGCAGTGGCTGGACTTCGCCTTACAAGGCGCTGAATTCCTTGAAAAACATGGAAGTGACAGTGAAGGAAACTGGTATTTTTCTTTGGACAGAAAGGGGGCTCCGCTCACACAGCCGCACAATATATTTTCTGACTGTTTCGCCTCGATGGCTTTTGGCCAGCTTTATAAAGCAACCAAGAATGAAAGGCACGCAAAAATCGCTGTTGATACTTTCCATAATATTTTGGCAAAAAAAGAGAATCCAAAAGGACAGTATGACAAAAGTTTTCCGGGAACCAGGCCATTGAAAGGCTTTGCACTTCCGATGATCCTTTGTAACCTTGTTTTGGAAATCGAACATCTTTTGCCGGCTGATCTGGTTGAAAGTACGATTCAGAATGGAATTGAAACGATTCTTGGTAAGTTTTACCGCCCTGATCTGGGAATTATCCTTGAAAATGTCACGCCCGATGGAGCATTTTCAGACTCTTTCGAAGGCAGGCTGGTTAATCCAGGGCATGGCATTGAAGCGATGTGGTTTTTGATGGACCTGGCTGAGCGGGCAAAAGATAAGGCACTGGCACAAAAAGCCATGGAGATTACGCTGAATATTCTTGAATACGGATGGGATAAAAAGCACGGCGGTGTATTTTATTTTATGGACGCGAAAGGACTGCCGCCACAGCAGCTTGAATGGGATCAAAAGCTCTGGTGGGTACACGTCGAGACGCTGATCAGTCTTTTGAAAGGTTATCAGCATACCGGAGATCACAGATGCTGGGACTGGTTTGAAAAAGTGCATCAGTATACCTGGCAGCATTTTGCTGATCCGGAATTTGGCGAATGGTACGGATATCTCAACAGGCAGGGGGAAGTATTGCTACCTTTGAAGGGTGGAAAATGGAAAGGATGTTTTCATGTGCCGCGCGGATTGTATCAGTGCTGGAAAGCGCTGGAAGTAATTATGGAAAAGAAATCGGAAATTCAATACCAATAA